One window of Komagataeibacter xylinus genomic DNA carries:
- a CDS encoding IS256 family transposase, whose product MTISKELLDELLTGVKRPEDLLGDSGLLKELKIRLMERMLGAELTAHLGYEEGKAAPPGQSNRRNGSTTKVLKGQEGTFPVTVPRDRDSSFEPELVKKGQTRIDGIDDRIIGLYAAGLTVRDIQTHLLDLYGLKVSPDLISRVTDAVLDEVREWQGRALDRMYPIVIFDALRVKIRDADSRTVKNKAVYVALGVTREGVREVLGLWIAENEGAKFWLSVMNELKNRGIQDILIAVVDGLKGFPEAITAAFPEAMVQTCIVHLVRHSLNFCSWKDRKAVAADLRRIYGAATADMAAAELDAFEGKWAGKYASIAPAWRRAWPEVIPFFAFDPAIRKIIYTTNAIESLNRVIRKSIKTRGSFPTDDAATKLIYLAIRGFEKDGRNVREWFAARNQFAIMFGERFAA is encoded by the coding sequence ATGACCATCTCGAAGGAACTCCTGGACGAATTGCTGACGGGCGTGAAGCGTCCTGAAGACCTGCTCGGAGACAGCGGGTTGCTGAAGGAGCTGAAAATTCGGCTCATGGAGCGTATGCTGGGTGCGGAGTTGACCGCGCATCTGGGCTATGAGGAAGGCAAGGCTGCCCCGCCGGGCCAGTCGAACCGGCGGAATGGCTCCACGACCAAGGTGCTGAAAGGCCAGGAGGGCACCTTTCCAGTGACGGTGCCGCGCGACCGCGACAGCAGTTTCGAGCCGGAGCTTGTAAAGAAGGGCCAGACCCGGATTGACGGGATCGACGACAGGATCATCGGTCTCTATGCCGCCGGCCTGACTGTCCGGGACATCCAGACCCATCTGCTTGATCTTTATGGCCTGAAGGTCTCTCCCGACCTGATCAGCCGCGTCACCGATGCCGTGCTGGACGAGGTCCGGGAGTGGCAGGGCCGGGCGCTGGATCGGATGTATCCCATCGTGATCTTCGATGCTCTTCGGGTAAAGATCCGCGATGCTGACAGCCGGACCGTTAAAAACAAGGCGGTTTACGTTGCTCTCGGTGTCACCCGCGAGGGAGTGCGCGAGGTTCTGGGGCTCTGGATCGCCGAGAATGAAGGCGCCAAATTCTGGCTTTCGGTCATGAACGAGTTGAAGAACCGGGGCATCCAGGACATCCTGATCGCGGTCGTGGACGGGCTGAAAGGCTTTCCCGAGGCCATCACCGCCGCCTTTCCCGAGGCGATGGTTCAGACCTGTATTGTTCACCTGGTGCGCCACAGCCTGAACTTCTGCTCATGGAAGGACCGTAAGGCCGTGGCTGCCGACCTGCGCCGGATCTACGGGGCCGCCACCGCTGACATGGCGGCCGCCGAACTTGATGCGTTCGAGGGGAAATGGGCCGGGAAATACGCGTCAATCGCCCCGGCATGGCGCCGGGCATGGCCAGAAGTGATCCCGTTTTTTGCCTTCGATCCGGCAATCCGAAAGATCATATACACCACGAACGCCATTGAGAGCCTGAACAGGGTTATCCGCAAATCGATCAAGACGCGCGGTTCGTTCCCGACTGACGATGCCGCAACAAAGCTGATCTACCTGGCAATCCGCGGCTTTGAGAAAGACGGGCGGAATGTTCGGGAATGGTTTGCAGCCCGCAACCAGTTCGCCATAATGTTCGGCGAGCGCTTCGCCGCTTGA
- a CDS encoding IS110 family transposase produces the protein MTHPVAASKAELPPASITIGIDVSKDHLDAARHPGGDTVRVANTRKGQTALLRWIGDIKAVAQVVFEPTGPYHRTLEERLAAVGIPQVKVNPRQARRFAEATGKLAKTDRVDALMLARYGALLDPVARPVRTDLQNRLAELVAARRSLMRDRTATLNRLKTLTISLLQRHARHRLRQIEAQVTSLDAATDALVAEDAHLSRRRDVLASIPGLGTVTAHALLADMPELGMIEEGQAAALAGLAPITRQSGTWRGRSFIQGGRATVRQALYMPAIVAMRFNPDLKRVYDRLIAKGKHAKIAITAIMRKLVVLANALLHKDRLWTPKAA, from the coding sequence ATGACGCATCCAGTTGCGGCTTCCAAGGCCGAGTTGCCACCCGCATCGATCACAATTGGGATCGATGTATCCAAGGATCATCTCGACGCCGCCCGTCACCCCGGCGGTGATACCGTCCGTGTCGCCAACACCCGCAAGGGCCAGACCGCACTTCTGCGCTGGATCGGCGACATCAAAGCCGTTGCCCAGGTGGTGTTCGAGCCAACCGGCCCCTATCACCGCACACTGGAGGAACGCCTGGCGGCCGTTGGTATCCCGCAGGTCAAGGTTAATCCACGACAGGCGCGGCGTTTCGCCGAAGCCACCGGCAAACTCGCGAAGACAGATCGCGTCGATGCGTTGATGCTGGCACGCTATGGTGCCCTGCTGGATCCCGTGGCGCGTCCAGTCCGCACGGATCTACAGAACCGTCTGGCCGAACTGGTGGCTGCGCGCCGCAGTCTGATGCGAGACCGCACGGCAACGCTCAATCGTCTCAAGACCCTCACGATCAGCTTGCTGCAGCGCCACGCGCGTCATCGCCTGCGGCAGATCGAGGCGCAGGTCACATCCCTCGATGCGGCAACTGACGCGCTCGTGGCGGAAGATGCGCATCTGTCTCGGCGCCGGGACGTGCTGGCCAGTATTCCGGGACTGGGAACGGTCACGGCTCATGCGCTTCTGGCCGACATGCCCGAACTCGGCATGATAGAAGAAGGTCAGGCAGCTGCACTGGCCGGGCTGGCACCCATCACGCGCCAGTCCGGCACATGGCGAGGCCGCAGCTTCATCCAGGGTGGTCGTGCCACCGTAAGGCAAGCTCTCTACATGCCGGCCATCGTCGCCATGCGGTTCAACCCAGACCTCAAGCGTGTTTACGATCGCCTTATCGCAAAGGGAAAACACGCCAAGATCGCCATTACCGCAATCATGCGAAAGCTCGTTGTCCTCGCAAACGCCCTGCTTCACAAAGATCGGCTTTGGACGCCAAAAGCCGCTTGA